In a single window of the Planctomycetia bacterium genome:
- a CDS encoding PEGA domain-containing protein, which yields MMRISFSTESRRRSVRGRLRGIAIAATLAALPGCVERTISINTEPQGATVILNDQEVGKSPVKVPFTWYGDYDIILRKEGYETLKTNKRLRAPWYQTPGIDIISEALVPFTIHDDRELDVFVMNPRQPIDKGALLQSAAELRQRATGSSAE from the coding sequence ATGATGCGCATTTCATTTTCGACTGAATCTCGGCGCCGCTCTGTCCGCGGCAGACTGCGCGGCATCGCAATCGCCGCGACTCTCGCCGCCCTGCCCGGCTGCGTCGAGCGTACCATCTCCATCAACACCGAGCCGCAGGGGGCCACCGTCATCCTCAACGACCAGGAAGTCGGCAAATCCCCCGTCAAAGTGCCTTTCACGTGGTACGGCGACTACGACATCATCCTCCGTAAAGAGGGCTACGAAACCTTGAAAACCAACAAGCGACTGCGTGCCCCCTGGTACCAAACCCCCGGCATCGACATCATCTCCGAAGCCCTCGTACCTTTCACGATTCACGACGATCGCGAACTCGATGTCTTTGTAATGAATCCTCGACAACCCATTGATAAAGGTGCTTTGCTTCAGTCAGCGGCCGAACTGCGACAGCGCGCCACCGGCTCATCGGCCGAGTAA
- the dnaN gene encoding DNA polymerase III subunit beta: MKCICDRVALLEALSATSSVAAARTPKPILQCVRLTAAKDALTVTAYDQEVGLRQHVRQIDVTKTGESLVNCERLLAIVRESADETLAFETKDDILHIRGADSHFQVIGQNAREFPPVPDMEGDADFSVKVGVLREAVGQTLFAAARENTRYAINGVLWQKKGKTLQLIATDGRRLAMSSVSLEKSVGEEVSAIVPAKALNLLSKLHFAADEVIQVKLSTNQIILRSDRATISSVLVEGHFPKYEDVVPRDNDKKISLKTDEFMSAVKRASLLSGVESKGIRIHVSSEGLVLSGRAQEQGEATVKLSGIEYGGPALDIGFNPEFLVDALKVCGETVSFELKEPSRPGVIRSGPVFLYVVMPVNLS; the protein is encoded by the coding sequence ATGAAGTGTATTTGTGATCGCGTTGCACTGCTTGAAGCACTGTCCGCGACCTCCTCGGTCGCCGCGGCACGAACGCCGAAGCCGATTCTCCAGTGTGTCCGCCTGACCGCCGCGAAGGATGCCCTGACGGTCACGGCTTACGATCAGGAGGTCGGCCTTCGACAACACGTTCGGCAGATCGATGTCACCAAGACCGGTGAGTCGCTTGTCAATTGCGAGCGCCTGCTGGCTATCGTGCGCGAGTCGGCCGATGAGACGCTGGCCTTTGAGACCAAGGACGACATTCTTCATATTCGCGGCGCGGACAGTCATTTTCAGGTGATCGGGCAGAATGCACGCGAGTTTCCGCCGGTACCGGACATGGAGGGGGACGCGGATTTCAGCGTGAAGGTCGGCGTGCTGCGCGAGGCGGTCGGCCAGACGCTCTTCGCCGCGGCGCGGGAGAACACGCGCTACGCGATCAACGGCGTTCTCTGGCAGAAGAAGGGCAAGACCCTGCAACTGATCGCCACCGACGGGCGGCGCCTGGCGATGTCGAGCGTCTCGCTGGAGAAGTCCGTCGGCGAAGAGGTCAGTGCGATTGTGCCGGCCAAGGCGCTGAATCTCCTCTCGAAGCTGCATTTTGCGGCTGACGAGGTTATCCAGGTCAAGCTTTCGACGAATCAGATCATTCTCCGCAGCGATCGGGCGACGATCAGCAGCGTGCTGGTTGAGGGTCACTTCCCGAAATACGAGGACGTGGTTCCCCGCGATAACGACAAGAAAATCTCGCTTAAGACCGATGAATTCATGAGTGCCGTGAAGCGGGCTTCCCTGCTTTCGGGGGTTGAATCGAAGGGAATCCGCATCCATGTGAGCAGCGAGGGGCTGGTGCTTTCCGGCCGGGCCCAGGAACAGGGCGAGGCGACGGTGAAGCTCTCGGGGATTGAGTATGGCGGCCCGGCTCTGGATATCGGGTTCAATCCTGAGTTCCTTGTGGATGCGTTGAAAGTCTGTGGAGAAACCGTGAGTTTTGAGTTGAAGGAGCCTTCGCGGCCCGGCGTGATCCGCAGCGGTCCGGTGTTTTTGTATGTGGTGATGCCAGTCAACCTGTCGTAA
- the dnaA gene encoding chromosomal replication initiator protein DnaA: MDELSEVVWADILGHVRTHHAAIARGWFSQLSPGTLHGGVLKIIAANAAQLSYLIEHCVRPFIEASQAATGRLVSVEFEAGNGETLESAGLLRPGAQDQYTAAGDLGLRLSADNIFDNYVVGPCNRMAHASCLSVSQSPGTTYNPLFLHGAAGLGKTHLIQAICHRVLDLAPGTQVVYMSCETFVNHFIDAVERGALNSFRYRYRHADVLMIDDIQFLAGRDRTQEEFFHTFNTLYQLQKQIVLSADSPPSEIPQLEERLVSRFKWGLVARIDPPCMETREAIIRKKMRMRGVDLPDDVVAHLASSIKTNPREIEGALINLQSRALTESRVIDLELSRAVLGDDDERRPRRVRIQDIMALVTERFDVKLSDLQGRRRSRSIALPRQVCMYLGRRLTNHSLEEIGGFFGGRDHTTVLHANKLITRRCEEEPEFNRRISEVEETLLKGGFSEQPSASRSVTTRG; the protein is encoded by the coding sequence ATGGACGAGCTTAGCGAGGTGGTTTGGGCCGACATCCTAGGCCACGTGCGGACTCATCATGCTGCGATTGCGAGGGGATGGTTCAGTCAGCTTTCTCCCGGCACCCTCCACGGCGGCGTCCTGAAAATCATCGCGGCGAACGCTGCGCAACTCAGCTATCTCATCGAACATTGTGTCCGGCCGTTTATCGAGGCCTCGCAGGCGGCGACCGGTAGGCTGGTTTCGGTCGAGTTTGAGGCGGGCAACGGGGAGACCCTGGAATCGGCCGGGCTGCTTCGGCCAGGGGCTCAGGATCAATACACTGCCGCCGGCGATCTGGGCCTGCGGCTTAGCGCGGACAACATTTTTGACAATTACGTGGTCGGCCCGTGCAACCGGATGGCACATGCGAGTTGTCTGTCCGTCAGCCAATCGCCGGGCACGACTTACAATCCGCTTTTTCTTCATGGGGCAGCCGGCCTCGGCAAGACTCACTTGATTCAGGCGATCTGTCACCGAGTTCTCGACCTTGCGCCGGGGACGCAGGTGGTCTATATGTCCTGTGAGACTTTCGTCAATCACTTTATAGACGCGGTTGAGCGGGGGGCTCTCAACAGTTTCCGCTATCGGTATCGCCACGCCGATGTGCTGATGATCGACGATATCCAGTTTCTTGCCGGTCGCGATCGGACGCAGGAAGAGTTTTTCCACACGTTTAACACGCTTTATCAACTTCAGAAGCAGATCGTGCTCTCGGCGGACTCTCCGCCTTCGGAGATTCCGCAGCTCGAAGAGCGGTTGGTCAGTCGGTTCAAGTGGGGGCTGGTTGCCCGGATTGATCCGCCGTGCATGGAGACGCGTGAGGCGATCATTCGCAAGAAGATGCGGATGCGGGGGGTGGACCTTCCGGACGATGTTGTGGCCCACCTGGCGTCGTCGATCAAGACAAACCCGCGGGAGATCGAGGGCGCATTGATCAATCTTCAGAGTCGAGCGCTCACGGAATCACGGGTGATCGACCTTGAGCTTTCGCGTGCCGTACTGGGCGACGACGACGAACGGCGTCCCCGGCGGGTTCGCATACAGGACATCATGGCCCTGGTGACTGAGCGATTCGATGTGAAATTGTCGGACCTACAGGGGCGGCGTCGGAGCCGGTCAATCGCGCTGCCGCGACAGGTTTGCATGTACCTTGGTCGGCGGCTGACGAATCACAGCCTTGAGGAGATTGGTGGGTTCTTTGGTGGGAGGGATCACACCACGGTCCTGCACGCCAACAAGTTGATCACGCGGCGCTGCGAGGAGGAGCCTGAATTCAACAGGCGGATCAGCGAGGTTGAGGAGACGCTGCTTAAGGGCGGGTTCTCCGAGCAACCTTCCGCGAGCCGATCTGTGACAACGCGTGGATAA
- a CDS encoding tetratricopeptide repeat protein, whose amino-acid sequence MIETNMDLGTLLKLPELDAAGYTALKEAAFGSPDDVDRFAGMLSGLLRAAEAGGENSAANALKAGLCLLLVGDTAVAADWLEKAKPSALRSYHLGVAHRDLRRFSTAAEHFTAAANQGWDKLECDCARAECLLLAGDVAGATAILDANKSHGTASADWNYLKGRIRQEQGELIGAIESYEAALAINCDHAHAMFRLAYLLDLHGSDQNARELYFRCSELPFVYSHALINLAVILEDECKYDKAADCLRRVLAVNPNNARAQLYYKDVLASRNMYIDEHQLKVQEKRDAVLDIPVSDFELSVRSRNCLKKMNINTLGDLLRTSEADLLSYKNFGETSLREIKAMLAQKGLSLGQNADQKPGAAPAMPAADPTMFPDANPEVLSRSVNTLELSVRSRKCLQRLGINTIGELASRSEQELLESRNFGQTSLKELHNRLTEMGLGFRPDS is encoded by the coding sequence ATGATTGAAACCAATATGGACCTCGGCACACTACTGAAACTCCCGGAACTCGACGCCGCCGGCTACACGGCCCTCAAAGAGGCCGCCTTCGGTTCGCCCGACGATGTCGATCGATTTGCCGGAATGCTCAGTGGCCTCCTGCGCGCCGCAGAAGCCGGCGGAGAGAATTCCGCGGCCAACGCCCTCAAGGCGGGCCTCTGCCTGCTGCTCGTCGGAGATACCGCCGTCGCCGCGGACTGGCTTGAGAAGGCCAAGCCCTCGGCCCTTCGCAGCTACCACCTCGGCGTCGCCCATCGCGACCTTCGCCGCTTTTCAACGGCTGCGGAGCACTTCACCGCGGCCGCGAACCAGGGATGGGACAAGCTCGAGTGCGATTGCGCCCGTGCGGAGTGCCTCCTCCTCGCCGGCGACGTAGCCGGCGCCACCGCCATCCTCGACGCCAACAAGTCGCACGGCACAGCTTCGGCCGACTGGAATTATCTCAAGGGCCGCATCCGTCAGGAACAAGGCGAGCTCATCGGGGCCATCGAATCGTACGAAGCCGCTCTCGCCATCAACTGCGACCACGCTCATGCGATGTTCCGCCTCGCTTACCTGCTCGACTTGCATGGAAGCGATCAGAACGCCAGAGAACTCTACTTCCGCTGCAGCGAGCTCCCCTTCGTCTATAGCCATGCCCTCATTAATCTCGCCGTGATCCTCGAAGACGAATGCAAATACGACAAGGCCGCCGACTGCCTGCGACGCGTCCTCGCCGTCAACCCCAACAATGCCCGGGCACAACTCTATTACAAGGACGTCCTCGCCTCGCGCAACATGTACATTGACGAGCACCAGCTCAAGGTTCAGGAAAAGCGCGATGCCGTTCTGGATATTCCGGTCAGCGACTTCGAGCTCTCGGTCCGCAGCCGAAACTGCCTCAAAAAGATGAACATCAACACCCTCGGAGACCTGCTGCGCACCTCCGAAGCCGACCTTCTCTCGTATAAGAACTTCGGCGAGACCTCTCTTCGAGAAATCAAGGCCATGCTCGCCCAAAAGGGCCTCAGCCTCGGCCAAAACGCCGACCAGAAACCCGGCGCCGCCCCGGCAATGCCCGCCGCCGATCCAACGATGTTCCCCGATGCAAACCCCGAAGTGCTCTCCCGCTCCGTCAACACCCTTGAGCTTTCCGTGCGCTCGCGAAAATGTCTCCAGCGCCTCGGGATCAACACCATCGGCGAACTCGCTTCCCGGTCCGAGCAGGAACTTCTCGAGTCCAGAAACTTCGGCCAGACCTCGCTCAAGGAGCTTCACAATAGGCTTACGGAAATGGGCCTCGGCTTCCGCCCCGATTCCTGA
- a CDS encoding SpoIID/LytB domain-containing protein has translation MIKGAGPAATLGIFLASFTLLFVGCLSLTESPFWHSPAREEKPIEPVVMDRLIRVRLFGRKPHPSKKMSVTAPFTVIETSTGNPVAEAMQPINGATIRPAAGTGLELGDRRFASDDILITPSRDAALVIDDKTYRGALRVQRSGAGLTFTNHVDIESYLRGVLRGELPRYFHIESFKAQCVAARTYALYTKRFKPAGSTFDVYDDEGSQVYSGVSVEDATSARAVDETRGEVCSYDNAGKQDIFCTYYSSCCGGLSQHVNNVKPRDPNVPPLAGGVVCRDCFVAPRYRWDPVTISRAELTRKIVARYPTLKRLGMIVDVKSHKMNDAGRHITIDLVGSGGDQETLIAEDFRLSIGGRLLKSTNFKIEKTKDGFRFTDGKGFGHGMGLCQYGMETKARQGMGYRQILATYYPHSTIQKIYD, from the coding sequence GTGATTAAGGGCGCCGGCCCCGCAGCCACCCTGGGCATCTTCCTCGCCTCGTTCACACTGCTCTTCGTCGGCTGTCTGAGTTTGACCGAGTCGCCGTTCTGGCACAGCCCCGCTCGGGAAGAAAAGCCGATCGAACCGGTCGTCATGGACCGTCTCATCCGCGTCCGCCTTTTTGGCCGAAAGCCCCACCCCTCCAAAAAAATGTCGGTCACCGCCCCGTTTACCGTGATCGAAACCTCGACCGGCAATCCCGTCGCCGAGGCCATGCAACCCATCAACGGCGCGACGATTCGACCCGCCGCGGGAACCGGCCTCGAACTGGGCGATCGCCGCTTTGCCTCCGACGACATCCTCATCACCCCCTCGCGCGACGCCGCCCTCGTCATCGACGATAAAACCTACCGCGGTGCGCTCCGCGTTCAGCGGTCCGGCGCCGGCCTCACATTTACCAACCATGTGGATATCGAGTCGTATCTCCGCGGCGTGCTGCGCGGCGAATTGCCGCGATACTTCCACATCGAGTCCTTCAAGGCCCAGTGCGTCGCCGCCAGAACCTACGCCCTCTACACCAAGCGATTCAAGCCCGCAGGTTCCACCTTTGATGTCTACGATGACGAAGGCAGCCAGGTCTATAGCGGCGTCTCGGTGGAGGACGCCACGTCCGCGCGCGCCGTGGACGAAACGCGCGGCGAGGTCTGTTCATATGACAACGCCGGAAAACAGGACATCTTCTGCACCTACTACTCATCCTGCTGTGGCGGCCTTTCACAACACGTGAACAACGTGAAGCCCAGAGACCCAAACGTCCCCCCACTGGCCGGCGGCGTCGTCTGTCGCGACTGCTTCGTCGCCCCGCGCTATCGCTGGGATCCCGTCACGATCAGCCGCGCAGAGCTCACCCGCAAGATCGTCGCACGATACCCCACCCTCAAACGACTCGGCATGATCGTCGATGTAAAATCCCACAAGATGAACGACGCCGGCCGACACATCACCATCGACCTGGTCGGATCGGGCGGAGATCAGGAAACACTCATCGCCGAGGATTTCCGCCTTTCCATCGGCGGCCGACTTCTCAAATCGACCAACTTCAAAATCGAGAAAACCAAGGACGGCTTCCGATTCACCGATGGCAAGGGTTTCGGCCACGGCATGGGCCTCTGCCAGTACGGCATGGAAACCAAAGCCCGCCAGGGAATGGGCTACCGGCAAATCCTCGCGACCTACTACCCCCACTCCACGATCCAGAAAATCTACGATTAA